The DNA sequence ATCGTGACCAGCTCTGCGCTGCCGCTGCCGGTCTTGCCGGGCAACGGCTCCAGGACGGTCCGCGCCAGCACCTGCACCTGCTCGGTGGTGCCGTCCCTCAGCGTGACCGTCCCCACCACGCCGAGCAGAACACCGATCACCGCCGCCGCCACGGCACGCAGGATCCAGCGCCGGTCCGGACGTGCACGCCGGGTCCTGTCCAACGCGACCACGTTCGTCTCAGGGCTCGGCTGTGTGCTCATCTGTTGGGCGCTCGTCTGTGGGGCGCTCGTCTGTTCGGGTCGGCTCTGCGCACCGGGCAGCTCGTCCCGCAGCTCGGCCTGGATCCGTTCCCACACCTCCGCGCGGGGGCTCACCAGCTCGTCGGCAGTGCTCAGCGGCAGACCCTCCACCAGGAGGCGCAGCTCACGCACCTCCGCCTGGCACTCGTCGCAGACCTCGAGGTGTCGACGGTCGTCGTCGCTCAGCTCGGCCGTGTCTCCCAGGGCGTAACCGGCCAGCAGCTCGGCATCACAGTGCCTCACCGGTCACCTCCTTGAGCCGCGATCGCATCTGCAGCAGTCCTCGTCGGACATGGCTCTTGACCGTACCCAGCGGCAGATTCAAGCGGTCAGCAACCTGCTGGTACGTATGGTCTTCGTAGAAGACGAGCTGAAAGATTGTCCGGCGGGGGTCGCCCAGCCGGTGCAGCTCGTCGACGAGCACGACCCGGTCGGTCGCCTCGTCGGTCTGCGGGTGCACCGGAGGTTCGACCAGGACGCCCTCCACGGCGTCGACCAGCCTTGCTTCGCGGGCCCGCTGCGCCTGGCGGTCCGCGATGCGGTGCCGGGTCACTCCCACCAGCCAGGCCCGCAGCGGACCGCGCTCGGGGTCGTAGGACCCGCGGCCACGCCAGGCCGACACGAATACCTGCTGGGTGACGTCCTCGGCGTCGCTGACGTTCATCAGCGTACGCAACGCCAGTGTGTGCACCAGGGGGGCGAACCGGCGGTAGCTCTCGGCCAGACACGCGTCCACACCGGCGGCGAAGCCGGCGGCCAGCTCATCATCGGACAACCCGCCTTCTGGCTGGTCGCCTACCCGCATCACAGGCTGAACTGTAGCCGACGATGCCGTGGACGGCTGGGGCATCGCGCCTCACCGGGGCCGGGCGGTGACGATGACGTTGTCCTGGTAGCCACCTCGGTCGGGGTCGTAGGCACCCCCGCAGGTGACGATCCGCAGCAACGGTCGGCCCTCGCGAGTGAACAGCCGGTCGAGGTCCAGGGTTCGTTTGGGCACCCGCAGCACCTCCTCGACTCCGAATCTCAGCGTCTTCCTGCCGGTCGTCACCAGCACGACGTCGCCTGCGTCGATCCGGCCGACGGCCGCCAGCGGGCCGATCCCGTACCGGCGGCTGTCCAGGTGCCCGGCCAGCACAGCCGATCCCTGGTCCGACCCGGGCCGTGGGCCGTAGCGGTACCAGCCGACCCGATCGGGACGCTCCGGCAGGCTCAGCTGGCCGTCCGCACTGACGCCCACCGGCGTCACGTCCACATCCAAGCCGATGCTCGGGATCCGCAGCCGGGAAGGGACGGCAGGCCTGCCGGCGCTCGGGGCCGCAGCCGCGGTCCGCAGCGGGGGCCTCCACGCCGGGGAGGGCCGGGCCGCAGCCGGGGTCGGGGGGCCCGCGACGCCGACCAGCGCGGAGTCCCCGGCGACGCTCCTGCCCTGGCGCAGCAGGGACTGGTGCAGCAGGGACAGGCCCAGCACCAGGGCAAGAACGGAGAGGGGGAGCAGCAGGAGCGCCAGCTGGCGGCCGTCCCTCAGCGCGCGTTCAGTCACCGCCGGGTCGACACCCGCACCCGAGCGAGCCGACGCGTCGCCACGACGACACCCATCAGGCCGACCAGCACGAGCCCCGCCGCGATGGTCGAACGCTGGGTCTCGGCCTGCGCGAACTGGCCGCCGGTGCCGCCGGGCACCCCGTTCGGGTTGCCGTGCAGACCGCTGATCGTCTGCACCGCGAAGGCCAGGTTCTTGTCGGCGGCGCTGCCCCAGGCATACACGACGGTGTTGGTGCCCTCGGCCAGCTTCACCTCGGCTGGGCCGATGGCCACGGTCTCCGTGCCGGCCAGCACCACATCGGCCTTGACGGTGCCGGCAGCGAGGTCAGCCGTGGCCTCCTTCGCGTTGGTCAGACCCTTGAACACCGGTGAACCACCGGCACGGACGTCCACGGCGGGTGCCGCCGCGGTGTGCCGGACCGTGATTCGGGCCTTCCCAGCGGGGAGCGTGGACACGTCATTGACGAATGGCGTCAAGGTCGGCGTTCCCTTGGCGGTCAGGTGCGCAACCACGGTGATGTTGGCTCCGGCCGGCACCGTGACGTCGTCGGCCTCGGTCACCGCCTTGCCATCGGCTCCGTCGCCGGCCGCGACCACCTTCAGGTCATAGCTGCCGGGCGGCAGCTGCTGGGGATCGGTCAACGTACCGGGCTTGAAGTCGGTCAGCAGAGCCTTGCCGTTGGCGTACACGTCGACCGTGGCTCCCGGAACTGCATGCAGCACCGAGACCGTCGCCGTGTCCTCGGCATGGGCCGGCGTGGTCAGAGCGAGACCTGCCGCCCCGACGGCCAGCGCCGCGGACAGGACGCTGACCACACGAGCGAGCTTGTTCATTGCTACCTCCTGTTGGGGTCGTATGCCTGTACTTCCCCACAGTCGGCCGCTTTGGATGCAGCAGGTCGTCAGCTGAGCTGACCAAGATCATCTTCCGGCACGGCATCGGGCCCCTGGACCAGCCCGGGGCGAACACGGCGACAACACAGCTGGAAAGCCAACACAGCTGGAAAAAGGAAGTGGGCGGCTGGCCGGATCCGGCCGCCGCCCAACTACGGAAGCACAGATCCCCCGATCTTCACGTCCCCCCGTTCGTGCGTCTCCAGTATGTCGCGGTCCGACACCCCGCTGCCCGACAACGTGCCGGCCGAGACCAAATCGTCACCTACCGGTCACCTGGGAGGACCGGCGTGACAGGAATCGACCACTCGTCGTCGAAGGCTCCCGGCCGTACGCCGGAGCCGGCGCCTCGCCAGGCAACGAGTGGTCGATTCCTGTCAGAAGACGCGGCCCGAATGCCCGGCCGACGGCCCCGGTCGATGCCATACTGGCCGCCATGTCTGAGCAGAACCAGCCGCACGGCCAGCCGCATCACCAGCATGGTCACCCGCAGTCCTTCGTCCCCGAGCCGGCTCCGTACCACCCGGCAGCAGGAAACGGTCGGCCCGCCGCGGGGCAGCCCCAGTACGCGACAGCGGGCTTCCCGCCGGCCGACCGGGGTCAGCCTCAGCAGGGCCAGGCTCCGGTGCAGACCGGGGCCGGCGGCCAGGGCCGGCTGGTGATCAATCTCCGCAAGCCGATGGGGATCGGCTCGGCGGCGATGCTCACCCCGACGATCAAGATCGACGGCTTCCCGGCCCGCTGCCACTGGGAGCAGAACGTGTTCGATGTCCCGGCCGGCCATCGCCATGTGCTCTGCGAGGTCACCTACATGTGGGCCTACGGGCAGGCGCAGACCACTGTGCCGGTCGCGCCCGGCCAGACGGTGGAGCTCTACTACGCCTCGCCGATGGTCTCCTTCGGCGCCGGCAACCTCGGCTTCGAGCCGCAGCAGCGCCCGGGGATGCTCACCTTCTGGCTGATCATGGCGGTGCCGCTGCTGGTCCTGCTGCTGATCATCATCTCGATCGTCGTCTCAACAGTCAGCGGCTGAGCACACCAGACGGAGGCTGCTCGATCCGCAGCGCCCGCGGTGGCGCGCTCGGACGCGGCGGCAGCACCAACGGCCGGCCGCCGGGGGTGATCGAGCCCAGCACGCTGGCCCGACGGGCCCCGGTGCAGCTGGGCACGGTGCCGGGAAGGCCGTTGAGGGTGAGGAAGCCCAGCAAGGCGAAGGCATAGGCCTCCTTCGCCTCCGAGGGCAGCCCCAGCTCGTCGGAGAGCCGGACCGGGACGCCGCCCCCGAGCCGGGCCGCCAGCCGTCGCATCAGGGTCGGGTTCCTGGTGCCGCCACCGGAGGCGATCACCTCGGTACCGCCGTGCTCGACCACCGCGTCCGCGACCGTGGCCGCGGTCAGCTCGGTCAACGTCGCCAGCAGGTCATCCAGGGCGACTTCACCGTCCACGGCCAGCAGGTGCAGCAGGTAGGGCAGATGGAAGTGCTCTCGGCCGGTCGACTTCGGCGCCGGGCGCCGATAGTACGGATCGTCCAGCAGTAGCCGCAGCAGCTCCGGCTGCACGCTACCCCGCGCTGCCCGGGCACCGTCGACGTCGACCCACTCTCGCCCATCGCTGAAGTGGGTGATCGCGGCATCCAGCAGCGCGTTCGCCGGGCCGGTGTCGAACGCGATCGGAGTATCGGTGGTCACCCCGGTGGTGATGTTGGCGATGCCGCCGAGGTTGAGTGCCACCGGATTTCCCGGCCGGGACCGGAGCCAGAGCACATCCAGCAGGCTGACCAGCGGCGCACCCTGGCCGCCGGCCGCCACGTCCCGGGCCCGGAAGTCCGACACGACCGGCAGCGCCGTCGCCTCCGCGATCCAGGCGGCCTGCCCGATCTGCAGAGTGCCCAGGACGTCGGCGCCCTGGACCCAATGGAACACGGTCTGGCCGTGCGAGGCGACCAGGTCGGCCCGGCCCCCAGCGAGCCCGTTGAGGGCGGCCGCAGCCGCCCGGGCGAACTCGCGGCCGATCAGGGTGTCCAGCCGACAGACCGCCTCCATGGTGGCCGGCTGCGGTGGCTGGACCGCAGCCAGCTCGGCTCGCAGCTGCTCGGGATAGCGGTGGCTGCTCAGGCCCAGCGGCTCCAGGACGACGGTGTCACCGTCCCAGCTCAGGTCGATGACGCCGGCGTCGATCGCGTCGTAGGAGGTGCCGGACATCAACCCGATCACCCGCAGCTTCGGTTCGGCGCTCATCGGGCCAGTCTGTCAGCGCCGCGCCACTGCTCGGCGAAACGCCACGGTGACCGGAGATTGAGTACCCTCCGTCTATGGCGGACCTGCTGGCGCACTATCACCCCGGCGTCGCGTACGACGAGATGCTGGACGCCGAGGGCCAGGTCCGGCCGGCCTACGCCGCCGTCTATGCGACCCTCGACCGGGCCACCCCGGAGGAGCTGCACAACGTCGCCGAGTCGCTGGCCAACAACTACATCGCTGCCGGTGTCACCTTCGATGTCGGCGGGGTCGAGCGCCCGTTCCCGCTTGATCTGGTGCCGCGGGTGATCGCTGCCGCAGAGTGGGACACGATCGAGTCCGGAGTGGCGCAACGGGTCCGAGCTCTGGAGGCGTTCCTCGCCGACGTCTACACCGACGCCGGGGTGATCACCGACGGCGTGATCCCCCAGCCCCTGATCTCCTCCTGCACCCACTTCCACCGGGCCGTCTGGGGCATCGAGCCGGCCAACGGGGTACGCATCCACGTCGCCGGTGTCGACCTGATCCGCACCCCGGAGGGTGATGTCCGCGTGCTGGAGGACAACGTGCGGGTGCCGAGCGGGGTGTCCTATGTGATGACCAACCGAACGGCCATGATCACCGCCATCCCGGACGCCTTCAGCAACCAGCGGATCCGTTCCGTCGGCAGCTATCCGCAGCGACTGCTGACAGCTCTGCGGCGGGCCGCACCGGCTGGCGTCGACGATCCGACCGTGGTGGTGCTCACGCCCGGCGTCTACAACTCGGCCTACTTCGAGCACACCCTGCTGGCCCGCACGATGGGGGTCGAGCTGGTGGAGGGCCGCGACCTGGAGTGCCGGCGCGGCAAGGTGTTCATGCGGACCACCTCGGGCCTTCAGCGGGTGGACGTGATCTACCGCAGGATCGACGACGACTTCATCGACCCGGTGCACTTCCGCAGCGACTCGATGCTGGGCGTCCCGGGTCTCGTCAACGCCGTCAGGACCGGCGGGGTCAGCCTGGCCAACGCCATCGGCAACGGGGTGGCCGACGACAAGCTCACCTACACCTACGTCCCGGACCTGATCCGCTACTACCTGCACCAGGAACCGATCATCGCCAACGTCGACACCTGGCGGCTGGAGGACCCGGTCTCACGGGAGGAGGTGCTGGACCGGCTGGACGAGCTCGTGGTGAAGCCGGTGGACGGCTCGGGCGGCAAGGGCATCGTGATCGGGCCCCAGGCGAGTGCGGAGGAGCTGGAGGCACTGCGCCGCCGGGTGATCGCCGACCCTCGCGGCTGGATCGCCCAGCCGCTGGTGCAGCTGTCGACCGTGCCGACCCTGATCGGGGACAGGCTCGCCCCGCGACACGTCGACCTCCGCCCGTTCGCGGTGAACAACGGCGATGAGGTCTGGGTGCTGCCGGGAGGCCTCACCCGGGTCGCGCTGCCCGAAGGTGAGCTCGTCGTCAACAGCAGTCAGGGTGGTGGCAGCAAGGACACCTGGGTGCTCGGGCCGCCGGCAGTCCGCTGGGTCGAACGGCACCAAGATCAACATGAGGCTTTCGGTCGTCATGATCAGTTCTCGGAGTCGGTCGCGCCGCTCGACCTCGACGACACCCCCAGCCGGCACGACTGGTCCGGCGGGCCGCGGCTGGACCAGTTCGACCATCCGGACCCGCAACACCAGCAGCCCGAACAGCAGCAGCAGAGCCGGCGTGCTGGTCATGACCAGGATGAGCCGGCGCCATGCTGAGCAGGATCGCCGAGTCTTTGTTCTGGATCGGTCGCTACTGCGAGCGGGCCGAAGACACCGCCCGGCTGCTTCAGGTGCACCTCCGCCTGCTGGTGGAGGACACCAGTCTGATCGAGTCGACGGTCTGTGCCGACCTGCTGTCGCTGATGGGCGTTGATCATGTCGCGCAGCCGACCCAAGAGGATGTGCTGCGGGTGTTGGGCTACGACGGCAGCGAGCCCAACTCGATCGTGGCCTCCTGGCGGGCGGCCCGTGACAATGCGCGACGCGCCCGCGAGGTGATCCCCCTCGAGCTCTGGGAGTGCATCAACACGACCTGGCATCAGCTGCCGTCGGGCCGCTTCGGACCCGGTCGCAGCCACAGCTTCCTGGACTGGGCCAGGGAGCGGAGTGCCCTGTTCACCGGCATCGCCCGCGGCACCATGGTCCGTGACGAGGGATGGCAGTTCCTGCTGCTGGGGCGCAGCCTGGAGCAGGCCAACATGACCGCGAGGGTGGTAGCCGCGGCAGCATCCACCCGGGGTGGGTCCACCTGGCCGACGACCCTGCGCAGCTGTGGTGCGCACGACGCGTTCCTGCGCACCTACCGGGGTTTCCAGGCGGACCGCGAGGCGGCCGAGTTCCTGATCTTGGACTCGCGGTTCCCACGGTCGGTCATGCACGGGCTGGTGGCCGCCACGCACTGCCTCGAGACGGTGACCAGGGCGAACGCCTCGTTCGCCTCCGAGTCGGCCGAGGCGCTCCGCGCACTGGGTGCGCTGCGGGCGCATCTGCAGTACTCGGCGTTGGACGACCTGCTGATCGGGCTGGATGGGGAGATGATGGCGGTGCAGCAGACCTGCGGCCGGGTCACCTCGACGATCACCAACACCTTCTTCGCCGCTCAGAGTCCGAGGGCCTGGATCACCGAAGGAGCGTGGTGACATGCGGTTGAGCATCGATCACACGACCGGATTCAGCTACTCCAGCCCGGTCGCCTCGTCCTACAACGAGGCCAGGATGGTGCCGACCACCTCGCAGAACCAGACCGTGTGGAGCAGCCGGATCAGCATCGACCCCACCCCCTGGAGCTTCTCCTACCTGGACTACTGGGGGACCCGGGTGACCGCCTTCGAGCTGCACCAGCCTCACCAGCGGCTGACCGTCCAGGCGGAGTCGGTGGTGGAGACCCGGGGTGACGGCTCCCCCTGGGACGAGCAGCGGCTGGTGGCCGAGGATGATCTTGGTTGGTCGGCGCTGCGGGATCCGGGGGTGATCGCCTCGATGACGGAGTTCCTGACGATCACCGACCGCACCGCTCCGCCCGAGGAGCTGGCCCAGCTGACCCGAGACGTGGTGGCCGGTCAGCCACCGCGCCTGGCTGCGCTCGACGTCTGCCGGCTCATCGCCGATCGGCTCAGCTATCAGAAGGGCGCGACCGCAGTCACCAGCACAGCGCGGGAGGTGTGGGAGGGTGGCCGCGGCGTCTGCCAGGACTTCTCCCACGTCACCCTCGGGGCGCTTCGTGCTGTCGGCGTGCCGGCCCGTTACGTGTCCGGCTATCTGTATCCCGGCAGCGGCGAGCCCAACCACAAGATCATCGGCGAGAGCCACTCCTGGGTCGAATGGTGGTGCGGCAGCTGGGCCGCCTTCGACCCCAGCACCCAGCGCCGGATCTCCGACCACTACGTCCGCGTCGGGCACGGGCGCGACTACGCCGACGTCGCGCCGTTGCGCGGCACCTACTCCGGCGGCGCCTCTACGATGTTCGTCACCGTCGAGATGACCCAGCTGGGCTGACGGCAGATGATCTTCTCATCCGTTCCGGTGATCTCTTCATGTTGGTCCCCTACGGCCATTAGATTGAAGCCATGAGCAACTACGGCCAGAACCCCCCTTACGGTCAGAACCCCTATGGTCAGCCGCAGCAGCCGTACGGCCAGCCGCAGCAGCCGTACGGCCGGCCGGGTCAGCAGTCCCCCTACGGTGGCCAGCCGGGCTACGGGCAGCCGGGGCAGGCACCCTACGGTCAACAGCCCGGTGGGTGGGGCCAGCCGGGCCAACAGGCGCCGGCTCAGCAGGGTCCGTACGGTCAGGGCCAGCCGAGCCAGGGACAGCCCGGTCAGGGCCAGCCGGGCCAGTGGGGCCAGCCCGAGCTGCCCAAGGCCAAGCTGGTGGAGCGAAGCCTGCCGGTGGTCACGATGGAGTCCGTCCCTGGCCGGGAGATCGACCGGGTGATCGGCGAGGCCGTCGGAGTGATCGCTCGGCTGCGTGAGCTGCCCCGGGAGCTGCGTACCGGAAGCCAGGTCGACTCCTACGCGGCGATGCTGACCCAGTCCCGCCAGGACGCCGTCGGTCGGCTGGTCGAGATGGCCCAGGCGGCAGGTGCCGACGCCGTCGTCGGCCTCCGGTTCGACTGCAGCGAGATCACCCAGTCGCTCAGCGAGGTGTCCGCCTACGGCACCGCCGTCACACTCAAACCGCTGCCCGGCAGCCAGGATGGCCCGGAGTCGGGACAGGCCGCGGCCGGCGACGCCGACACCACCGGGCTGCGCATCCCCACCGCCGACTCCGGCCAACCGGACACGTCGGCGCCGGACACGTCGGCGGCGGACTCGGCGCCGGCCGACCAGCAGTGGCCGTCGGCGCCGTGGCCGCCGCCGCAGCAGCAGGGCTGAAGTTCGGTGAATGCTGGCCGGATCACCGCAACCCTGGTAACAATGGGGCCATGAGCGCCGACAAGAAGCCATCCAAGAAGACGGCAGCCCAAATGCCTGAAGACGAGACGAAACGGAAGTTCCGTGAGGCGCTGGAGGCGAAGCAGGGACGTCATGGCGAGGACCACGTCGACGCCGATCCGCATCCTCCGCTGCACAGTCACGGGCCGGTGAACGAGAAGCGGGTCTTCCGGCGCAAGACCGGCTAGTTCGCCGAGAGCCCGGGCCGAACCGCCACCCCGGCAGCGCTGATCCGCCAGGAGACGGCCGACAGGTCAACAACGACTGCGTCCGCCTCCAACAGGTCGGGTGCCGTGGTGGTCGACACGGCCAGGGTGGCGCAGCCTGCCGCCCGGGCGGCAGCCAGCCCCATCGGCGCGTCCTCGACCACCAGGCAGCGGGTCGGGTGGGCCCCCAGTCGCCGGGCGGCCTCCAGGAACGGGTCCGGGGCGGGCTTGCCCCGGCGAACGTCGTCGACGGTCACCAGCACCGCCGGCGGTCGCAGGCGCGCTGCGGCGATCCGTGCCTCGGCCAGCGGCCGGGTGCACGAGGTGGCGATCGCCGACTGCCCTGACGGCAGCACCGCAAGTGCCTCAGCGGCACCCGGGAGTACGTCGATGTCGCCCACATCATTG is a window from the Microlunatus panaciterrae genome containing:
- a CDS encoding transglutaminase family protein, which codes for MRLSIDHTTGFSYSSPVASSYNEARMVPTTSQNQTVWSSRISIDPTPWSFSYLDYWGTRVTAFELHQPHQRLTVQAESVVETRGDGSPWDEQRLVAEDDLGWSALRDPGVIASMTEFLTITDRTAPPEELAQLTRDVVAGQPPRLAALDVCRLIADRLSYQKGATAVTSTAREVWEGGRGVCQDFSHVTLGALRAVGVPARYVSGYLYPGSGEPNHKIIGESHSWVEWWCGSWAAFDPSTQRRISDHYVRVGHGRDYADVAPLRGTYSGGASTMFVTVEMTQLG
- a CDS encoding sigma-70 family RNA polymerase sigma factor; this translates as MSDDELAAGFAAGVDACLAESYRRFAPLVHTLALRTLMNVSDAEDVTQQVFVSAWRGRGSYDPERGPLRAWLVGVTRHRIADRQAQRAREARLVDAVEGVLVEPPVHPQTDEATDRVVLVDELHRLGDPRRTIFQLVFYEDHTYQQVADRLNLPLGTVKSHVRRGLLQMRSRLKEVTGEAL
- a CDS encoding alpha-E domain-containing protein, whose protein sequence is MLSRIAESLFWIGRYCERAEDTARLLQVHLRLLVEDTSLIESTVCADLLSLMGVDHVAQPTQEDVLRVLGYDGSEPNSIVASWRAARDNARRAREVIPLELWECINTTWHQLPSGRFGPGRSHSFLDWARERSALFTGIARGTMVRDEGWQFLLLGRSLEQANMTARVVAAAASTRGGSTWPTTLRSCGAHDAFLRTYRGFQADREAAEFLILDSRFPRSVMHGLVAATHCLETVTRANASFASESAEALRALGALRAHLQYSALDDLLIGLDGEMMAVQQTCGRVTSTITNTFFAAQSPRAWITEGAW
- a CDS encoding YbjQ family protein encodes the protein MSNYGQNPPYGQNPYGQPQQPYGQPQQPYGRPGQQSPYGGQPGYGQPGQAPYGQQPGGWGQPGQQAPAQQGPYGQGQPSQGQPGQGQPGQWGQPELPKAKLVERSLPVVTMESVPGREIDRVIGEAVGVIARLRELPRELRTGSQVDSYAAMLTQSRQDAVGRLVEMAQAAGADAVVGLRFDCSEITQSLSEVSAYGTAVTLKPLPGSQDGPESGQAAAGDADTTGLRIPTADSGQPDTSAPDTSAADSAPADQQWPSAPWPPPQQQG
- a CDS encoding sortase domain-bontaining protein is translated as MTERALRDGRQLALLLLPLSVLALVLGLSLLHQSLLRQGRSVAGDSALVGVAGPPTPAAARPSPAWRPPLRTAAAAPSAGRPAVPSRLRIPSIGLDVDVTPVGVSADGQLSLPERPDRVGWYRYGPRPGSDQGSAVLAGHLDSRRYGIGPLAAVGRIDAGDVVLVTTGRKTLRFGVEEVLRVPKRTLDLDRLFTREGRPLLRIVTCGGAYDPDRGGYQDNVIVTARPR
- a CDS encoding DUF4397 domain-containing protein, whose translation is MNKLARVVSVLSAALAVGAAGLALTTPAHAEDTATVSVLHAVPGATVDVYANGKALLTDFKPGTLTDPQQLPPGSYDLKVVAAGDGADGKAVTEADDVTVPAGANITVVAHLTAKGTPTLTPFVNDVSTLPAGKARITVRHTAAAPAVDVRAGGSPVFKGLTNAKEATADLAAGTVKADVVLAGTETVAIGPAEVKLAEGTNTVVYAWGSAADKNLAFAVQTISGLHGNPNGVPGGTGGQFAQAETQRSTIAAGLVLVGLMGVVVATRRLARVRVSTRR
- a CDS encoding HAD-IA family hydrolase, whose protein sequence is MDLGTLADLEFEAVIFDMDGTLIDSTPAVIRSWAAWASEHDLSADQLAGFHGVPAAGIVRRLLPQERWAAALERINDLELNDVGDIDVLPGAAEALAVLPSGQSAIATSCTRPLAEARIAAARLRPPAVLVTVDDVRRGKPAPDPFLEAARRLGAHPTRCLVVEDAPMGLAAARAAGCATLAVSTTTAPDLLEADAVVVDLSAVSWRISAAGVAVRPGLSAN
- a CDS encoding anhydro-N-acetylmuramic acid kinase, which encodes MSAEPKLRVIGLMSGTSYDAIDAGVIDLSWDGDTVVLEPLGLSSHRYPEQLRAELAAVQPPQPATMEAVCRLDTLIGREFARAAAAALNGLAGGRADLVASHGQTVFHWVQGADVLGTLQIGQAAWIAEATALPVVSDFRARDVAAGGQGAPLVSLLDVLWLRSRPGNPVALNLGGIANITTGVTTDTPIAFDTGPANALLDAAITHFSDGREWVDVDGARAARGSVQPELLRLLLDDPYYRRPAPKSTGREHFHLPYLLHLLAVDGEVALDDLLATLTELTAATVADAVVEHGGTEVIASGGGTRNPTLMRRLAARLGGGVPVRLSDELGLPSEAKEAYAFALLGFLTLNGLPGTVPSCTGARRASVLGSITPGGRPLVLPPRPSAPPRALRIEQPPSGVLSR
- a CDS encoding anti-sigma factor domain-containing protein, encoding MRHCDAELLAGYALGDTAELSDDDRRHLEVCDECQAEVRELRLLVEGLPLSTADELVSPRAEVWERIQAELRDELPGAQSRPEQTSAPQTSAQQMSTQPSPETNVVALDRTRRARPDRRWILRAVAAAVIGVLLGVVGTVTLRDGTTEQVQVLARTVLEPLPGKTGSGSAELVTIDHQPFLRITVKGLGAGAGYHELWLINSDGKRMVSLGVLPENTTKTYPLPAGLGSSYRIVDVSLEPDDGNPLHSHNSLVRGTLPL
- a CDS encoding DUF5302 domain-containing protein, with product MSADKKPSKKTAAQMPEDETKRKFREALEAKQGRHGEDHVDADPHPPLHSHGPVNEKRVFRRKTG